One region of Kytococcus sedentarius DSM 20547 genomic DNA includes:
- the tmk gene encoding dTMP kinase yields MTVAGHGLFVALEGGDGAGKSTQIRLLVEHLAGQHAGREVVVTREPGGTDLGRRIRELLLHGDHVAPRAEALLFAADRAHHVESLVRPALDRGAVVVGDRYVDSSIAYQGAGRDLDAVEVASISRWATEGLVPDLTVLLDVDPATGRSRRGAEHDRLEAEPTAFHERVRQHFLDLAAAAPQRYLVLDASRPPQELGAEVARAVDGLLEGVLRA; encoded by the coding sequence GTGACGGTAGCCGGGCACGGTCTCTTCGTCGCCCTGGAGGGGGGTGACGGGGCCGGCAAGTCCACGCAGATCAGGCTGCTCGTGGAGCACCTTGCGGGCCAGCACGCCGGGCGGGAGGTGGTGGTGACCCGGGAACCGGGCGGGACCGACCTCGGCCGCCGCATCCGCGAGCTGCTGCTGCACGGTGACCACGTGGCTCCGCGTGCCGAGGCCCTGCTCTTCGCCGCCGACCGGGCCCACCACGTCGAGTCCCTGGTGCGTCCGGCGCTGGACCGTGGCGCGGTGGTGGTGGGCGACCGCTACGTCGACTCCTCGATTGCCTACCAGGGCGCCGGCCGGGACCTCGATGCGGTGGAGGTCGCCTCCATCTCCCGCTGGGCCACCGAGGGCCTGGTGCCGGACCTGACCGTCCTGCTCGACGTGGACCCGGCCACCGGGCGGAGCCGCCGCGGGGCGGAGCACGACCGGCTGGAGGCGGAGCCGACGGCCTTCCACGAGCGGGTGCGGCAGCACTTCCTGGACCTCGCGGCCGCGGCGCCGCAGCGCTACCTGGTGCTCGATGCCTCCCGGCCGCCGCAGGAGCTGGGCGCCGAGGTCGCCCGGGCCGTCGACGGGCTGCTGGAGGGGGTACTCCGTGCGTGA
- a CDS encoding MarR family winged helix-turn-helix transcriptional regulator, with protein sequence MHNEGSTGDGQWLSDTEQVVWRRWVTLRTDLQAYLNRSLQEDADLSISDYEVMVMLSDAECDCLRVSELARRVGWERSRLSHHVSRMEKRGLVARATASDDARGADIRLTEAGRAALEAAAPGHVRDVRAVFFDGMAPEELMALDRLTARMMERLRPGDDLGRPVTGAGPS encoded by the coding sequence ATGCACAACGAGGGATCGACGGGGGACGGCCAGTGGCTCAGTGACACCGAGCAGGTGGTGTGGCGGCGCTGGGTCACCCTGCGCACCGACCTGCAGGCGTACCTGAATCGCTCCCTCCAGGAGGACGCGGACCTCTCCATCTCGGACTACGAGGTCATGGTGATGCTCTCCGATGCGGAGTGCGACTGCCTGCGCGTCTCGGAGCTCGCGCGGCGGGTGGGCTGGGAGCGCAGCCGCCTCAGCCACCACGTGAGCCGCATGGAGAAGCGGGGCCTGGTGGCGCGGGCCACGGCCTCGGACGACGCCCGGGGGGCCGACATCCGCCTCACGGAGGCCGGGCGCGCTGCGCTGGAGGCGGCCGCGCCGGGGCACGTGCGCGACGTGCGGGCGGTCTTCTTCGACGGCATGGCGCCCGAGGAGCTGATGGCCCTGGACCGGCTCACCGCCCGCATGATGGAGCGCCTGCGCCCCGGCGACGACCTGGGGCGGCCGGTGACGGGGGCCGGTCCGTCGTGA